A region from the Metarhizium brunneum chromosome 7, complete sequence genome encodes:
- the gal1 gene encoding Galactokinase, with amino-acid sequence MAGSVPVAGSLADIYPTAALATEAPRWNDLLSSFEKAYGHKPSFVARSPGRVNILGEHIDYSLYSVLPMAITADAIMAVSSAPLAEGASTLKVRIGNVEESKFAASEFDVPVDADVDIDASKFEWTNYFKSGLRGAMKLLRKKRGQDFKGVNMEIMVDGTVPVGGGLSSSAAIVTASALAVMKANGVDAVDKTELTELAIVSERAVGVNSGGMDQAASVFSEPGSALFVSFSPRLEARPVKIPPTRPELCFLIAQSFVTANKHVTGPIHYNLRVVEVSFAAAYLNAVLNPSGTRLPVDAGPLGISLQGFHDTYFYHANASDYSAAKSLTKEGELEKLIAVTKETLTQEEGYTREEIAKVLSVTVQELENQFTAKIPIRAERFMLRQRALHVFTEALRVLKFLTLLERPVHTGASDTTRFNKELGSIMNETQDSCRILYENSCPENDKICQIALEAGSYGSRQTGAGWGGCSVHLISVDKVEQVKEALEREYYSKMKLTEDQKAQAMVVIREKAYQALYFGSLWRQPITPLLPIRKLKICFKPLE; translated from the exons atggccggaTCCGTGCCCGTTGCCGGCTCCCTTGCCGACATCTATCCGACTGCTGCTTTGGCTACAGAAGCACCGAGATGGAACGACTTGCTCTCCTCGTTTGAGAAAGCCTACGGCCACAAACCTAGTTTTGTTGCGCGTTCTCCAGGAAGAGTAAACATCCTCGGCGAGCACATCGATTATTCGCTATACTCAGTCTTGCCCATGGCCATCACAGcggatgccatcatggccgtaTCGTCAGCTCCCCTTGCAGAGGGGGCCTCTACACTGAAAGTGAGGATTGGGAACGTGGAAGAGTCCAAGTTTGCCGCAAGCGAGTTTGACGTGCCTGTCgatgccgacgtcgacatTGATGCCTCAAAGTTTGAGTGGACCAATTACTTCAAGAGTGGACTTCGTGGTGCCATGAAGCTGCTTCGGAAAAAGCGTGGTCAAGATTTCAAGGGCGTCAACATGGAAATCATGGTCGATGGCACAGTCCCTGTTGGTGGAGGGCTGAGTTCTAGCGCCGCGATTGTTACTGCCAGTGCTCTCGCCGTCATGAAAGCCAACGGCGTGGATGCGGTGGACAAGACAGAACTGACGGAGCTGGCTATTGTAAGCGAGCGAGCTGTCGGCGTCAACTCTGGCGG CATGGACCAAGCGGCATCCGTGTTTTCAGAGCCAGGTTCTGCTCTGTTCGTATCATTCAGCCCCCGGCTCGAGGCTCGTCCGGTCAAAATCCCCCCAACTCGGCCAGAGCTATGCTTCCTTATTGCACAGAGCTTTGTCACTGCAAACAAACATGTCACTGGCCCTATTCACTACAATCTCCGTGTCGTTGAGGTGAGTTTTGCGGCGGCATACTTGAACGCCGTTCTCAACCCGTCGGGGACGCGCCTACCCGTTGATGCTGGGCCGTTGGGCATCAGTCTTCAGGGGTTTCATGACACGTACTTTTACCACGCCAACGCATCGGACTACTCAGCCGCGAAGAGCCTGACAAAAGAAGGAGAATTAGAGAAGCTCATTGCCGTCACGAAGGAGACCCTCACTCAAGAGGAGGGATACACCCGAGAGGAGATCGCCAAAGTTCTCAGCGTGACCGTGCAAGAACTCGAAAACCAGTTCACGGCCAAAATTCCCATCAGAGCAGAGAGATTCATGCTGCGACAGCGGGCTCTTCACGTCTTTACCGAAGCACTGCGCGTTCTGAAATTTCTCACCCTTTTAGAGCGCCCTGTGCACACCGGGGCATCGGATACAACGCGCTTCAACAAGGAGTTGGGAAGCATTATGAATGAAACCCAGGACTCTTGCCGTATCCTCTATGAAAACAGTTGCCCGGAAAACGACAAAATCTGCCAGATTGCCTTGGAAGCTGGGTCCTATGGAAGTCGTCAAACTGGGGCTGGTTGGGGTGGGTGCAGCGTCCATTTGATTTCAGTGGACAAGGTGGAACAGGTGAAAGAAGCCCTGGAGCGTGAATACTATTCCAAAATGAAGCTCACAGAGGACCAAAAGGCCCAGGCAATGGTCGTAA TCCGTGAGAAAGCCTATCAGGCACTATACTTTGGCAGCCTCTGGAGACAACCAATTACGCCATTACTCCCAATTCGAAAGCTGAAAATCTGCTTCAAGCCCCTTGAATGA